One genomic window of Litoribacterium kuwaitense includes the following:
- a CDS encoding heavy metal translocating P-type ATPase, which yields MSTKKELVLDGLDCAHCAQKIETRIQQVEGVEQCSVNFATKTLRMNIADHHADQTISEATRQVLEIEPKLNIQEKANQRSQKDEPPFWLRPIFIRLAISLVLFALGLFTDHNVVSFIFYLSAYLLAGGDVLWRAVKNIGRGQVFDEHFLMSIATIGAFIIGEYPEGVAVMLFYQVGEMFQGIAVNRSRTSIQKLMDIRPDQARLMKESGIELVSPEEVVVGDTIVVRPGEKVPLDGRIISGESSLDTSALTGESVHRPVEQGMEVLSGSINQNGLLTIEVTQPFEESTVSKILALVEDAGNKKAPTEHLMTRIAKYYTPAVVLFAIVLATVPPLVLNEPFTDWIYRALVFLVISCPCALVVSIPMSFFGGIGAASRTGVLVKGGNYLEALNHVKTVVFDKTGTLTVGRFEVASVNAAQGWDQEKVLELAALVEANSTHPIAVSITRAYGKPVDEDALEAYEEVPGRGVRAVYGEKTLLVGNRSFMEQNDISAPEENHDGTSVYVAFGGDYIGHISLSDVVKKDSSRTLKELTSLGVERTVMLTGDRRHVAHAIGKVLGMKEVHAELLPHDKVERMENILETNTSGKVMFVGDGINDTPVLARADIGVAMGGAGSDAAIEAADMVIMNDNPHSIIHAMRIARQTRRIVWQNVWFTMGVKAIFLILGAAGIATMWEAVFSDVGVTILAVLNAMRILKNKGDLE from the coding sequence GTGTCGACGAAAAAAGAGCTCGTCTTAGACGGGTTAGATTGTGCCCATTGTGCCCAAAAAATAGAGACGCGTATTCAACAAGTGGAAGGCGTTGAGCAATGTTCAGTCAATTTTGCCACTAAAACGCTGCGCATGAATATTGCCGATCATCATGCTGATCAAACCATCTCAGAAGCAACTCGTCAAGTGTTAGAGATCGAGCCGAAATTAAATATTCAGGAAAAAGCGAATCAGCGCTCACAAAAGGATGAACCACCATTTTGGCTGCGACCGATTTTTATTCGACTTGCGATCAGTCTTGTCTTGTTTGCCCTCGGTTTATTCACAGATCATAACGTCGTTTCATTTATATTTTATTTAAGCGCTTATCTGCTTGCCGGTGGAGATGTTTTATGGCGAGCTGTGAAAAACATCGGTCGCGGGCAAGTGTTTGATGAACATTTCTTAATGAGTATAGCAACGATCGGGGCGTTTATTATCGGTGAATATCCTGAAGGTGTCGCCGTCATGCTGTTTTATCAAGTTGGAGAAATGTTTCAAGGCATCGCCGTCAATCGTTCTCGAACATCCATTCAGAAATTAATGGATATTCGTCCTGACCAAGCACGGCTCATGAAGGAAAGTGGAATTGAGCTTGTATCACCTGAGGAAGTCGTCGTTGGAGATACAATTGTTGTCCGACCGGGTGAAAAAGTACCTTTGGATGGTCGCATCATTTCTGGAGAGTCTTCTTTGGATACTTCTGCTTTAACGGGTGAATCTGTCCATCGGCCGGTAGAACAAGGGATGGAAGTGTTGAGTGGCTCTATTAACCAAAATGGGCTGTTAACGATCGAAGTCACGCAGCCGTTTGAAGAATCGACAGTGTCTAAAATTTTGGCACTTGTTGAAGATGCCGGAAACAAGAAAGCACCTACCGAGCATTTAATGACTCGTATAGCCAAGTACTATACACCGGCGGTTGTGTTATTTGCGATTGTGTTAGCAACAGTCCCGCCGCTCGTGCTCAACGAACCGTTTACAGACTGGATTTATCGCGCCCTCGTCTTCCTCGTTATTTCTTGCCCTTGTGCCCTCGTCGTTTCTATTCCGATGAGCTTTTTCGGTGGCATTGGAGCTGCGTCACGCACTGGTGTACTCGTCAAGGGAGGAAATTACCTGGAAGCCTTAAACCATGTCAAGACGGTCGTCTTCGATAAAACAGGGACATTAACCGTCGGCCGGTTTGAGGTGGCATCTGTCAATGCGGCACAAGGCTGGGATCAGGAAAAAGTTCTTGAACTGGCAGCCCTTGTTGAGGCAAATTCAACGCACCCCATTGCTGTCTCGATTACACGCGCTTATGGCAAGCCAGTTGATGAGGATGCTTTAGAGGCGTATGAAGAGGTTCCTGGCCGTGGTGTAAGAGCGGTATATGGAGAGAAAACATTACTCGTAGGAAATCGCTCATTCATGGAGCAAAATGATATTTCTGCGCCCGAGGAAAATCATGACGGGACCTCTGTCTATGTTGCGTTCGGAGGAGACTACATTGGACATATAAGTTTATCAGATGTTGTCAAAAAAGATTCAAGCCGTACGTTGAAAGAATTAACATCACTTGGCGTTGAACGGACGGTGATGCTTACTGGCGACCGTCGCCACGTCGCACATGCGATCGGTAAAGTACTTGGCATGAAAGAAGTGCACGCTGAACTCCTGCCGCATGATAAAGTAGAGCGGATGGAGAATATTCTTGAGACGAACACTTCAGGAAAAGTGATGTTTGTTGGGGATGGCATCAATGACACACCAGTACTTGCCCGTGCTGATATTGGTGTAGCGATGGGAGGCGCGGGGTCAGACGCCGCAATTGAAGCGGCGGATATGGTCATTATGAATGACAATCCACATTCGATCATCCACGCGATGCGAATTGCCCGGCAAACCCGCCGTATCGTCTGGCAGAACGTCTGGTTTACGATGGGCGTAAAGGCAATCTTTTTAATCCTCGGGGCAGCCGGTATTGCAACGATGTGGGAAGCCGTGTTTTCTGATGTTGGCGTCACCATTCTCGCTGTGTTGAATGCGATGCGTATTTTAAAGAACAAAGGTGACTTAGAATAA
- a CDS encoding aminoglycoside 6-adenylyltransferase produces MRTTEEMMRLIIGTAKDDTRVRAVMMNGSRVNPNAPNDRFQDYDIVYFVTDLSSFTQNHRWVDRFGERVIMQMPDAFDLYETDVAPDDRFAYLMQFTDGNRIDLTLRHVTDAQAVLASDSLREVLLDKDGLFPDDLPPSNDRDYHIQKPSEERFLACCNEFFWVSTYVAKGLWRQELSFAKAAMEGPVRKMLILLLEWSAAKEHQFAVSVGKDGKWLQHFLNKDIWETFVATYPDGSYTHMWNALEEMFTLFRKVGREVAEDLGYTYPLAEDERVVQYVAQVRASAHKTEEH; encoded by the coding sequence ATGCGTACGACAGAAGAAATGATGCGCTTGATCATTGGGACTGCTAAGGATGATACTCGCGTGCGGGCAGTGATGATGAACGGTTCAAGGGTAAACCCAAACGCACCAAACGATCGGTTTCAAGACTATGACATTGTTTATTTCGTCACTGACCTTTCGTCATTTACGCAAAATCATAGATGGGTGGACCGCTTTGGAGAACGTGTTATCATGCAAATGCCCGATGCGTTTGATTTATATGAAACAGATGTAGCACCAGACGATCGCTTTGCGTATTTAATGCAGTTTACAGACGGAAATCGAATTGATTTAACATTGCGTCATGTCACTGATGCCCAAGCTGTGCTGGCGTCAGATTCTTTGCGCGAGGTGCTGCTTGATAAGGACGGTTTGTTTCCTGATGACCTTCCACCATCAAATGATCGAGATTATCATATTCAAAAGCCAAGTGAGGAGAGGTTTCTTGCGTGCTGCAATGAGTTTTTTTGGGTGAGTACATATGTTGCTAAAGGCTTGTGGCGGCAAGAACTGTCATTTGCGAAGGCAGCAATGGAGGGACCCGTCCGCAAAATGCTCATTTTGCTGTTGGAGTGGTCAGCTGCAAAAGAACATCAATTTGCGGTAAGTGTCGGAAAGGATGGGAAATGGCTGCAGCATTTTCTCAATAAGGATATTTGGGAGACGTTCGTTGCAACGTATCCGGACGGTTCGTATACACATATGTGGAATGCCTTGGAGGAGATGTTTACGCTCTTCAGGAAAGTGGGGAGGGAGGTCGCCGAAGATCTAGGCTACACATACCCGCTTGCAGAGGATGAACGGGTCGTTCAGTATGTAGCACAGGTGAGAGCCTCTGCACATAAAACAGAAGAACATTAA
- a CDS encoding aldehyde dehydrogenase, which yields MSMYTDLVLSQQTYFSTGHTRPVKERKKQLMALRQAISDNEEAILEALHGDLHKSHSEAFMTEIGYLYKEIDFTLKHLKKWCEPKSLDSRPLLPGGKGTIYPQPYGSVLILAPWNYPFQLAIAPLIGAIAAGNCAVVKPSEMTPRTSHLLHWLLTRTFPESYVAVVQGDVHTAEALLEAPFDYLFFTGSPAIGKKVMAAAAKQLIPHTLELGGKSPAIVHKDADMKKTADRIAWGKVLNAGQTCVAPDYIMVHEDVYTSLLDALKQSFQKQMKHIDKEGFEYPKLVHDKHFDRMVSFLDEGTIAFGGEHDRSRRFFAPTILTNLPSNARIMEEEIFGPILPVLQYRSFTQVKAQVNKHPNPLAAYLFTETASLQKEFIHDISFGGGCINDTILHLTSPELPFGGIGSSGTGQYHGKYSFDTFSHYKSIVKQSTRFEVPGRYKRGPRMLKMIKKLF from the coding sequence ATGAGTATGTATACAGACTTAGTATTGAGCCAGCAAACGTATTTCTCAACCGGGCATACGCGCCCAGTTAAAGAACGAAAAAAACAGTTGATGGCGTTGCGACAAGCGATTTCAGATAATGAAGAGGCCATTCTTGAAGCGCTTCATGGCGATTTACATAAGTCACACTCAGAAGCGTTTATGACCGAGATTGGCTACCTTTACAAAGAAATCGATTTTACGTTAAAGCACTTGAAAAAGTGGTGTGAACCAAAATCACTTGACAGCCGCCCTCTTCTTCCTGGCGGCAAAGGAACGATTTATCCACAGCCATATGGGAGTGTGCTTATTCTCGCCCCTTGGAATTACCCTTTTCAGCTAGCCATCGCACCACTCATCGGAGCAATAGCAGCTGGAAATTGTGCAGTCGTTAAGCCTTCTGAGATGACACCGCGAACGTCGCATCTGCTTCATTGGCTTCTTACGCGGACTTTCCCGGAAAGCTACGTAGCTGTCGTTCAAGGTGACGTTCACACAGCGGAAGCTTTGCTAGAAGCTCCGTTTGACTACCTCTTTTTTACCGGGAGTCCGGCTATCGGAAAAAAAGTGATGGCGGCAGCAGCAAAACAACTCATTCCACACACGCTTGAGCTCGGTGGAAAAAGCCCTGCCATCGTTCATAAAGATGCTGATATGAAGAAGACAGCGGACCGAATTGCGTGGGGAAAAGTGTTAAATGCTGGGCAAACGTGTGTTGCCCCTGATTACATTATGGTCCACGAAGATGTCTACACCTCTCTTTTGGATGCGCTAAAGCAAAGCTTTCAAAAGCAGATGAAGCATATTGATAAAGAAGGTTTCGAATATCCCAAACTCGTACATGATAAACACTTTGATCGGATGGTCTCTTTTTTAGATGAAGGGACGATTGCCTTTGGAGGTGAGCATGACCGAAGCCGCCGTTTCTTTGCGCCAACCATTCTTACGAACCTTCCTTCCAACGCCCGGATCATGGAAGAAGAAATTTTCGGTCCTATTTTGCCAGTTCTTCAATACAGATCATTTACACAAGTGAAGGCACAAGTGAACAAGCACCCTAACCCATTGGCCGCCTATCTATTTACGGAGACAGCGTCCCTCCAAAAAGAATTCATTCACGACATTTCATTTGGTGGTGGCTGTATTAATGACACCATTCTTCACCTAACCTCACCAGAGCTTCCTTTTGGCGGCATTGGTTCCAGTGGGACAGGGCAATATCATGGAAAGTATAGCTTTGACACATTTTCTCACTACAAAAGTATCGTCAAGCAGTCGACACGATTCGAAGTGCCGGGAAGATATAAGCGCGGACCACGTATGCTCAAAATGATAAAGAAGCTATTTTAA